The window GTATAAATAATAGCAATTTAGAGATCTGCAAAACATAATGTCTATAACCAGATTCACCCTTAGGAGTCAGAGAAGGCTTTGGAGGGACATGAATCTGGGAGGATAAGGACAAGTTGCCCAGCATAATGGAGGCAGGAGCTTCCAACAAGAAGAAAAGTAgagcaaaggagagaaaatagagcACATGGAAGGGACTTAACATAGTTCAGGAAAGTTGGTCAGTGTGAGTGGTGGATGGAAACATTCTGAGAGACAAGTCAAGTCTCATGCAGGGATGTACCAGGAAGAATATCCTTATGCAGTGCTAATGAGATTACATTTTATCATTAAGACCTGAGAAAGCACTAAAAGATTTAAATGAATAGCTTTGGCAtcctttttttggtctttttttttttaaccagcaatagttatatttttgtggattataagagaaaaataataaaaggaaggagaaaataaagtacataaaacaTAGAAGAAATTTGACTAGGGACTAGGGAACTCTGGAAATGAAAAGGAGGAGATGAAGAGATTAAAATGGGTATTCAATTGTAAATAGAATCAATAGGATTTTATTAGAGATGATACAACAAGAGGAAGAGGCCTAGGAAGACTCCCAAGTCACAGACATAAGAGACTTCGGTGGATGGTGATGTTCTTCCCCAGATATAAAATGCAGGAGGAGTGGTTGAAGAAAAGATATGAGGAAGGTTGGATTTAAGGTATTTGTAGGATTCAGAATAAATCACTGAGGATGATGAGAAGAACAATTGAAACTATGGGTCTGGACCTTGGAATAGAGATCTGTTTAGGAGTCATGGTTTGAGAGACACGTTTATATAAATAACAcatgaagaaaagaatataacTAGACTGCAAAGAAGGAGCTCAATTATGCTCCTTTACTGAGGGGACAAAAAACGAAATCCAGCAGATCATTGGTACTGTGTGCAGAGGAAGAGGATAATATGAAGGAGTCTAATGAATAACCCAAGAAAACCAGGAATGTGTGGAATGAAAACATTAAACAAGCATTCTCATTTCCCTTAACAGGAACAAGTTACACAAGAGATGAAGGTTGGAAACCACACCACGGTGACAGAGTTCATCATCTTGGGGTTGACAGAGGATCCTACACTTTGTACCATCTTCTTGGTGATATTTCTAGGAATATATGTTGTCACTTTAGTGGGCAACACTAGCATCATTGCTTTAATAAGAAGCTGTTCTCAGCTTCACACCCCCATGTACCTATTCCTCAGCCACCTGGCTTTTGTAGACATTGGGTATTCCTCATCAGTCACACCTATAATGCTTATAGGATTCCTACAACATGAAGTAGTCCTCCCTGTGGCTGGCTGTGAAGCCCAACTCTGTTCTGTGGTAACATTTGGGACAGCTGAATGCTTCCTGCTGGCCGCCATGGCCTAtgatcgctatgtggccatctgctcTCCTCTGCTGTACTCCACCCACATGTCCCCCAGAGTCTGCCTTCTCTTAGTGGGGGCTTCCTACCTGGGTGGCTGTGTGAATGCTTGGACATTTACTAGTTGTTTATTGAGTCTGTCTTTCTGTGGACCAAATCAAATCGATCACTTTTTCTGTGACTTCTCCCCTTTGTTGAAACTTGCCTGCTCAGATGTCTCCTTAATTGAAATTATCCCTTCCATCTCCTCTGGCTCCATCATCGTGGCCACAGTGTTTGTCATTGCCCTGTCTTACATCTACATCCTCACCACAGTCCTGAAGATGTGCTCCTCTGAAGGGCGCcacaaggccttctccacctgcacctcCCACCTCACTGCGGTCACTCTCTACTATGGGACCATCACTTTCATCTATGTGATGCCCAAGTCCAGCTATTCCACCAGCCAGAATCGAGTGGTGTCTGTGTTCTACACCGTGGTGATCCCCATGTTGAACcccctcatctacagcctgaggaacagagaTGTAAAGGAGGCCCTGAGGAAGGCAACTGTCAGAATATATTCTTAGGATCTAGTTTTTGAATTGAAGACAATTTATCTAGTGTTCATTTACCCATATCACACTTATTACCTACCATATTGTTATTTAGCAAACAATAACTTACATTTGCTATGTGCCAGGTCTCAGTCTAAACATattacattcatttattcacctcTTCCTTTAACAACCCGGTGAAGTGTTCCTATTATTCCTAATTTACAAGTACATAATTTGAAACAAAGAGTGAGTAAGTAGTGATGCAGCTAACAACATATGGGTCCAGTACATAAATTACAGAAGTTCTGGTTCAAAAACATCTtgcttttccatttaattttcacaaaagtaCTGTGATTCAGGTAATTAAAAGTCCCCCTCaatttgcaatgaaaaaaaaaaaaaaacaagtcttgGAGAGTTCCAATAGTTTGTACAGGTAGATGTGGGTTCAAGTGCTCTGTTTCCAGGTCCTGTGCTGTCTAGGCCATACCTCAGTGGCTATAAAGACTTCAGCACTGCTACTGAGATAGAGCATTTGGGTTGAGTGATCAAGCCTTATCTAGTACCTTATGTCAACCATTTAAACAAACTCTACCCCTAAAAAGACCCATGTGGTAGAGACTTAGGAActagaataagaatagaaaactGGATTGATTCTCATCTTTAGGGAATTGGGTATTGAACCATGATCCCATGATTTCACTGGCAGTCTATCCATATTTAAATACATGTCAAAAACAAATAGTcccttgggctggagatgtggctcaagcggtagtgtgctcacctagcatgtgtgcgcccgggttcgatcctcacaaagatattgtgtctgctgaaaaactaaaaaataaatattaaaaaaattctctctctctctctctctctctctctctctctctcttaaaaaaaaccaaatagtCCCATTGCCATAATGTAATCTTCTTTTATTTGTAGAAATTTAACATGATATCTTTTATTTCAAAGCATTACAATAAATATGTTGACAATAATCATCATTGCATAGGTCTAAATCTACAAAGAAATCTGTGGAAAAAAACCTAGAGATATTGTCCACAGATACAGATGACAGTAAAGGAATTTGCGGAAGTGTGATCTATTCTTCTTCACATTATTTCCGTAATAATGGAAAAAGTAAGGAGAGATTTTCGGCTATTCCTGCTTGCAAcctcatttttgtttatcatgaataAGCTTTCTCAAAGCAAATTCTTTGATGTTTAAACCTACATGATAAATATGCAGAGCCTGCTCTGATGTCAATCAAGCCTTATCAGGGCTGGCTTTCCCACCAGGTTCAGCTCTCtctaaatatttgtgtatttgtttgtttgtttttttccaatctCATCATCAGCCTGACTTTGGGAAAAACTGCATAAAGGCCATGCAGGTCATGGCAATTAATCTTCAATATAGAAGGAACTCACACAACTCAGTAGCAAGAAAGCAAATAACTtgattaaaaaatagacaaaggacCTGTTTTCATCaactttttttgctgctgtgactaaaagactcaacaaaaacaattttagaggagggatagtttatttgggggctcatagtttcagaggcctcagtccatagacagctggctccattccttggggtttgaGGTGATGATGCTGAACATCAGAAcagaagagggtggcagaggagagcagctcaaatgatgatcaagaagcacagagagggagattaagctcagctcaccaaatgtATACCACAatagcccacctcctccagccacaccctatcagctctcagtcaccactcagttaatcccatcaggggaatTAATTCACAGACTTGATTAAGGTTCTcacaacccaaccatttctcctctacATGTTCTTGGGTTGTCTCACAGATAagcttttggggacatctcacattCAAATCAGAAGAGGTTTCTTCCCTATTTTAGGCCTAGTtgtctgtccttgagcacacacacacacactacaggaaaaaaaatgtcactggaAGATCTAGAAAGTGACCATCTCACAAATTATCAAGTGAATTTCAACACACCATCCGGGTACACCTCGGACCCCAGTCAGGGCACATCTGGAATGTAGTCTTTGaatcctcttttaaaaaaccCCCTGTTTTCCtcaatgggcagaatcacagggacaggagtcccctgtgcttctcctttgctagcaaagaaataactttcttcttcctttttctcaaatcCATGTCCTCCTTATTAGATCGTCATCAGGCACAAGGATGGAGCTTTCAGTAACAAGGCCATCATGAAAactgtatggaggttcctcaaaaagtaaATGTTAGAACTACTGTAGGAGCCAGCAGTTATTCTTCTGGGTACATATGCTGTGGAATTCTTACACAGAAACACAAGATACCAGGGCATCAGCAGGAAGCAGTGTTTATTAGGGCCAGCACTGGCTCAGCTTTTCTCATCCAAAGACTGAGCACTGGATGCAGGAGATGTTGCCCTATATACCCCTGGCTAGTTCCTCTTTCATTTGCCAGCTCTTTATCTCCTATATAAATTAATACACATTCTGATTGGGCATTCTATTCCTATACTGTGGAGTTGGAACAATGATACAATTGAGTTGTGAAAGGTTCACACTGACACTGATGGCGCCACAcaagctttttatttgttttgagaaggtccctaccacacagcccaaaagaaataaaatcaatatctcATGGAGAGAGCTGAGCTGCCATGTTCCCCTCAATTTATCAGGATAGCCAAGATATAATAACGACCTAAGTGccctttagtggatgaatggataaagaaattgtccatacacaatggactattattcaaccttaaaaagaaGGTTCCCTGCCATCTACAACAACTTGAATAGAATTTGAGGAttttatgctaagagaaataagtcagataaaatattacatgatttcaattatatgcaaaaatcttttaaaaggcaAATGCAGAGAAACAGCATATTGGTAGTCAGCAGGAGATGGGAGAATGGAAGATAAAGGTCAGAAAGTACAACGTTGCAGTTATGTAAAATGAATGTCTAGAAATCCAGTGTATGGCAGGACTATAGTTAATACTATcctaagaaagtaaattttagatGCTCCTACTGATACTGCCAGTTACTGGTGATGgattctgctccctcacatgatGAAGTACAACATTTGAGAAGCACAAGGAGGCAagcatatacatttaaaaagaggTAATATAGACTTCTCCGGTGAGGGAGAAGGAGGGCATAGCTGATATCCTAGTATCCCCAGGAGTAAAGGCATTCtgcttttttatatgtcctaggcttcctttgttctcctgcacccttcccccttatctctctccttcctgtgtgcatgactaggcccaggaaatgcaaggagggatggccaaaaggtgggaaacaggtgagcTGGAGGGGCCAGAGAGGAGTGATCCCAGTAGGAAGGGGCCCAGGGTGAATTAATAGCAACTTTACAAGTCCCTTAGGGAAGGACATTTCCTGGGACAGGTCACCTTaacaacaggttggagcaggggcaggtttttggtaagggtggaggaagggctctgaaggaattaacatttcaattcttcCATTCTCTGGATCTGACTCTTGCCtttctgcctgtctaattctggcttcactaccaccaaaagaaaagatgtgGCATGAGGGATAAGTTAACTTTCTTAACTGTAGTAACCATATCACTctcaaaatatcatgttttataCCTTAAACATGTACaattcctaaaaatgaaaaaatgtgccACTTCCTTTTggtttcatggtttcagatgaGAAACATCTTTCAGATTGGTTTTCAAAGAGTCCTTTCTTTCTGGCTACTTTCAgtatttttctatctttcatttttaaaagtgtaatttgGAATTTGGATGTGCCATGGCATgaatttccttgctttttaaaaaactattattgTGCATTTTCCCAGATTCCTGGTTCTGTGACTCCATATCTGTTTCATCAATTTTGGGACATTTTCACCCATCATTTGTATGAATACTGATTCAATTTCCCATTTACTCTCTTCTTCTGGAGACCTACCATATACATTAGCTGTTTTTATTGCTTCACAGGTATATATagctctgttttttctcttttccaatctATTTTCTTTACTGTTTAGATAGGTAAATTCTGTTTATCTTTATTTAAGTCCTATGTATCTCCATTCTGTTATTCTGAACTCTACTATAAAGTCCATCCAAGaagtttgtttaattttaatgattttatttttcagattatgatttttttatattatattattatttattttcctcttgttATTGTTGACTGGGGGGTCGATTTACTTTTACTGttgattgacacataataataataatacatatttatgggatacaacaTGATATTtctattcataatatattttgtaattatcaAATCAAGGTAGTTACCATATCCAACACCTgaaatatttctcatttccttGTGGTGAgagcattcaaaatcctctctacaagctattttgaacatataaaacatttttgttaactAGCCACCCTACTGTCCAACAGAGAGACAGAGTACCAGAACCTTTCCTCCGATTTAATATAACATTGTTAATAGGTACAATGTTACAGTTTTATAATTCagtttggtttattatttcaacttcaatttctttgctgaattttttttcatttctttcaagaaaATTAGTGTTTGTTTGgtgaagcatttttttaaacatattttcttttcttttttaatatctttatttcacttatttatttttatgtggtgctgaggattgaacccagggccttgcgcttgtgaggtgagtgctctactgctgagccacaatctcagcccggTGAAGCATTTTTTTGATGGCTGTTTTAAAACACAATCAGATCATTTTGACGTCTTTGTTGGTGTCTTTGTCTTTTCCTAttcaatttgtgaacattttaATTCTTGATAAGACTAGTTATTATTGTATTATGGACATTGGGGATATCATCATATCcccaatatgtgtgtgtgtgtgtgtgtgtgtgtgagagagagagagagagagagagagagagagagagagagaagcagtttTCCTGTTTGAGATTAAACTAGAATTTCTAGGAAAGAGTACATGTTTGGACTTCTGCTGGGCCCCACTAGAGAGGttctgaccatggaaatgtaCAAGGCAgtgttcctctggtgagcaaactcgaGGGGTGGAGGGTGTTATAGGTGCCCTTTTCCCCATGGTTGGAATATTTTGCAGTCTTCCCCAGGCACTCTTGAGATAACCAATGTATGCTAGGCAGGAGCACTTGTctaatcataacccaaacatCTTACATTGTGACCaaatgtaacctattgatataaataaagccagCAGCTCAGAGGAGCAGCCATTTTGCCACTTAGCCATTGCTGTCTCTGCATCTTGCTGCTgtctccttttgctttctttacaCCCCACTGATACCAGAGTACCAAAAATGGAGTGTGACTCACACTGCCTCCTTCCAGTTGGGTGAGGTGGAAGTCTAGCACCCCTCTGCCCCGTTGACTCCTTTCAGAGGAAGTGGGGTCCTGATGTGCATGCCTCCTCCCTCTGAGTAAGCTCTGCTCACCACTGGGCAGTGCTGCCtctaggaaggaggaggaggagagccggTGGCACTGCTTTGTTGTTGCAGGTGGGGAATCTCAGTTTCCACTGGCTGCACACAGGGCAGGGGACAGAATACCCAGAGTCTCACCTCACATCATCTCATTAAGTCTGTGGCTGCCTGGTAACACAGGAGGCTCATTTCCCCAGTGGAACCACCAACACCAGCCAGGCAGGGggctggaaggaagggagggaggaggatcaaCCCCCTGGTTGGCCCCACTGAAACCTGAAGGAGCAGGACGATTCTACCTTTTCATTAGTGTTTGCCTGAAGAAGGGCAAGAATTGCTAACAGGTGTTCTTTTAAGGCTACTTTTCCCCAGGTTTTTGACTAAGGACaggtttttgttaaaatttttttggtctgTGTCTGTTGGTGGTCCTGGGTTGGAGGCTCTGTTTGCTCCTTTGGTAGATGGAAGCAATACGGAAAGCCAAGAGACTCTCTGCTATTTTCTTCCTCCAGTCTTGAGATCACTTAGAATCTGCCTTCTGAAGTTTTCCTATATTCATTTGTTGTGTTCTATCTAGAGTTTCTTTTTAGTAATAAGAGGGAAGTCCTGGGAGGAATGAGGATAATTCATCTTCAGTTAACCAGAAATCTCTGCCTTCAAACATCAAAAAGTATTTATCCagatacttatttttgtttgttgtttcagAGAATCTCATACAAATTATCCTGTCACTGTCAATTTATATTCAGATTTGGACATCTCTGTATTTTGAACAGAAAGACTTTGCCAGAAGTAAATGTGTCAGAAATAGTGTCCCCTAGAGCCAAATGTTCTGTTTGTCAACCTTCTCAGGGTATATatcttaaaagaaatcaaagaattaaGAGGACAGTTGTGATCTTGATCCTTTGCTTATCCTCTATGTGTCTTCTGTAAAATAAGATCTCAAAGTCAGCAGAATCAATGGTTCAAGAAGGAGCAAAAGTTTCATTCAGCCATCCATTAATTTAccaattttttcattcattcgtgtctaatatgcatttaagttctAGGAACTATATGAAAATTAGGAACTATGTTCCAGGAACTGTGTGAAAATTAGAGTCTTGGGGAGGAGGAATTTTTTGTAGTTTCCTCTGTGAGGCTTCCAGCATTGTGAAAACACAAGCACCTGAATAAATAACTCCCAGTGCACTAAGTATTTTGAAGAAAACACCTAAGGTTCTACAAGAGGATAATGGTGTTCATAGTATGGTCTGAAGCTTTTCCAGAAGGCACCCTAGAATTGGTCAAATAACATATAGGTTGGTAGCTGTAGCATAGGTAGGTTTTGCCTAGGTAAAGGAAAACGTGTATTTTACGAAAAGTCCAGAGGCAGCAAATAATGGGGATATGtttaagaatttgaaagaaaaacaaatcattggTTCATAGTATCTGTATTCTCAGATACCTAGAGGAAAATTCATAagagatggaaagaaaacaaaggttaTATTCAGGAACTTATAGGACATGTTAAGAAAGGTATCTTTATTCTAAAATcttcagaaattttaagaaaattatttatatttatggctATAGTTGGCAAAGAGAGAATGAATTGGATGAGACttagagacagaagagaaaaatctagATAGGGTTATATTACTTAGGTTTCCCCAGAGAGACAGGTTTACACACAGAGACATGagtacacacatatgcacatagacACACATCTAtttcagagagggagagagaaagaaaaagagactgaAATTTTAGGGATTTTGTTCACATGGTTGTGGGGGCTGGAAAGTCAAAAATCCAAAGGTCAGGTGAGCAGATTAAAAATACGGTGAGAGTTGGT is drawn from Urocitellus parryii isolate mUroPar1 chromosome 4, mUroPar1.hap1, whole genome shotgun sequence and contains these coding sequences:
- the LOC144254419 gene encoding olfactory receptor 5P1; the encoded protein is MKVGNHTTVTEFIILGLTEDPTLCTIFLVIFLGIYVVTLVGNTSIIALIRSCSQLHTPMYLFLSHLAFVDIGYSSSVTPIMLIGFLQHEVVLPVAGCEAQLCSVVTFGTAECFLLAAMAYDRYVAICSPLLYSTHMSPRVCLLLVGASYLGGCVNAWTFTSCLLSLSFCGPNQIDHFFCDFSPLLKLACSDVSLIEIIPSISSGSIIVATVFVIALSYIYILTTVLKMCSSEGRHKAFSTCTSHLTAVTLYYGTITFIYVMPKSSYSTSQNRVVSVFYTVVIPMLNPLIYSLRNRDVKEALRKATVRIYS